The genomic interval GCAAGGACAAGGCTAAGGGCTTCCAGATCCCCGACGGGTACGAAGCGCGCCACCTCACGCGCGCCTACCACCTCGTCCGGCCCAAGACGCAGGCCGGATGGCGAATCATCCCGATGGTGCCGTGGATGCACGCCGAACTGAAGCACCTGAAGGACACCGCAACCTCACCCTTGGGCCTCGTCTGGTGGACCATCGACGACCGCTACGGCACAGCGCTACCCATCCCGATCAGCGACAAGGCCGACCGCGACGCATGGACCGCGCTCCAGGACGCCGCGAAGGTACGCCACTCGACCGGGCGACACTACGACCTCTACGAAGCGCGCCACACCTGCGCGACACTCCTGCTCGAAGCGAAGGTCGACCCCAAGATCATCCAAGCGATCATGGGCCACTCCGACATCCTCGTAACCCACGGCTACCAGCACGTCGCCCACGACCTCAGCCTCAAAGCCCTCGAGGATGTCGCCGCGCAGCTGAAACTTGAGGCGCCGAAAACGCTCGGCGAACTCGCAGGAAGCTCTACGGTGGCGTCATGACCAAGCGCCTCGCCATGCTCGCCCTGCCCCTGCTCGCCCTCACCGCATGCTCGAGCGGATCGGGTGACGCGACCAAGACCGTCACCGTCAGCGCGACACCGTCGTCATCGGGCAGTTCCGACGCGAGCGAGAGCGTGGGCGGGTCGAGCGAGGCCGGGTACCCGACCCCGCCCGCCGACGCGACCCCGACTGAGCCGACCGGCCTCAGGTCCAACATCACTGCCGACCAGCGCGACAAAGCGATGTCGTTCCGCAACACGATGAACGTCGTGGTGCCCAAGTCCTACGGGCTGTCCGACACGGAACTGATCGGCCTCGCCGCATACGTCTGCTCTCAGCGTCAAATCGGCCAGCCGGAAAGCCTTGTGATGCTCGCCATCCCAGGCGTCATCCAGCGCACCGCGCCAGGTCAGCCGACGTGGGATCAGCAGGACTCCAAGCAGGCCGTCTACAAGGCGGAAGCCGTCTACTGCGAGGACTACCTCGCGTCGTGACCCAACCACCAGCGCCCCCGACCATCCGGCCGGGGGCGCTTTCGTGTCTCCATGTCGCTATCGCAACGTCACGCGGCCTCGTGGGCGCGGCGACGTTGGGCGCGTTCGCGGCGATGCGTGACGCGACGGCGACCGTTACCTCCTCGTCACCCAAGGCCACGATCGAGGGCTCTACGATCGGGGCATGACTGAATCGCAGCCACACGGCGCCTCTGTCCCGCAGAACGGGTACGCGCCCCAGTATCAGCAGTACCAGCCGGAGCCGCCCAAGAAGAAGCGCGGGCGCGGATGCCTGTGGATGATCCTCGGCGCGCTCCTGCTGGTGGTTCTCATCATCGTCGGCACCATGGCCCTTATCGGCGGGGCTGCGAAGAAGGTCGACGACGACATGCACGCCAAGCACTCGGTGACGTTCAAGGTGACGGGCGGCTCGAAGGCCGACATCACCTACACCTCTGACACCAATGCTTCTACGGCGCAGGAGAACGCAGCGAAGTTGCCGTGGTCCAAGACGCTCAACGTCGAAGGCATGACGTCCGGCATGAACATCTCGGCGCAGAACGGCATGGACGGCGCATCGGGGAAGATCACCTGCGAGGTCATCGTCGACGGCAAAAGCGTCAAGACGAACACCTCCAGCGGCCAGGGCGCTATCGCCAGCTGCGCCGCCCCCTGATCCTCACCCCCTCCGCCCACCAACGCCCCCGACCTCACCTCGAGGTCGGGGGCGTTTCTGCGTCTTAGGCGGCCTTGTGGCACATTCTCCACGCGACGACCATGACGAGTGTGACGTCGAGCTCCTTCGCCAAGGCGCGCGGGTCGTGACCGACGATGCGCTCGGCGCGACGGTAGGC from Dermacoccus nishinomiyaensis carries:
- a CDS encoding MmpS family transport accessory protein; amino-acid sequence: MTESQPHGASVPQNGYAPQYQQYQPEPPKKKRGRGCLWMILGALLLVVLIIVGTMALIGGAAKKVDDDMHAKHSVTFKVTGGSKADITYTSDTNASTAQENAAKLPWSKTLNVEGMTSGMNISAQNGMDGASGKITCEVIVDGKSVKTNTSSGQGAIASCAAP
- a CDS encoding DUF732 domain-containing protein, whose product is MTKRLAMLALPLLALTACSSGSGDATKTVTVSATPSSSGSSDASESVGGSSEAGYPTPPADATPTEPTGLRSNITADQRDKAMSFRNTMNVVVPKSYGLSDTELIGLAAYVCSQRQIGQPESLVMLAIPGVIQRTAPGQPTWDQQDSKQAVYKAEAVYCEDYLAS